In Anaerolineales bacterium, one DNA window encodes the following:
- a CDS encoding MFS transporter, which translates to MDNKPILNVNLRWFLAGMIFANIAGQMVYSMLSLYMLDLGASVIQVGMVFTLASLVPMVLQIFGGWLSDTIGRLRIMAIGSSIAVFGYLIFAFAPNWQWVLIGLSIEYVSNSVVGPSFGAYISEQSSEESRGRVFGITTSMYQTVTVIGPALAGFLAYQFGFALMMRVAFGFYLAATLLRVWMATNERFKPSRDAVKPTFSGFKGQLAAIFALLLGGGILTWIWVTDAVGDTSYSLIGQLFPIYLSDIGKLNLGEIGIVNAAVGVAAILAAPFAGTLVDKLSERVAMVVGFTLNGLGLFTLLNSSTFAGFILAMCFFGLGTGSLMPAYQSLISKVIPEEKRGLAFGFFGTSLGLLSLPMPWIGAQLWERVSPQTPFWIALTASLISIAVVWMKFKLPKSDAAPRSQT; encoded by the coding sequence ATGGACAATAAACCCATCCTCAACGTCAACTTGCGTTGGTTTCTGGCAGGCATGATCTTCGCCAACATCGCGGGACAGATGGTATACAGCATGTTATCGCTCTACATGCTCGACCTCGGCGCAAGCGTCATTCAGGTCGGCATGGTCTTCACGCTTGCCTCCCTCGTGCCGATGGTCCTGCAGATTTTCGGCGGCTGGCTTTCCGATACCATCGGACGCCTGCGCATCATGGCGATCGGCAGTTCCATCGCGGTTTTCGGCTATCTCATCTTCGCCTTCGCTCCCAACTGGCAATGGGTGCTGATCGGCTTGAGCATCGAATACGTTTCCAACTCCGTGGTCGGACCCAGTTTCGGCGCGTACATCTCCGAGCAGTCGTCCGAAGAATCCCGCGGACGGGTATTCGGGATCACCACCAGCATGTACCAAACCGTCACCGTCATCGGCCCCGCGCTGGCGGGCTTCCTCGCCTATCAATTCGGCTTTGCATTGATGATGCGTGTGGCCTTCGGCTTTTATCTCGCCGCCACCCTCCTGCGCGTGTGGATGGCAACCAACGAACGTTTCAAACCCAGCCGGGACGCGGTCAAACCGACCTTCAGCGGTTTCAAGGGACAACTCGCCGCCATCTTTGCCCTGCTCCTCGGCGGCGGCATCCTCACCTGGATCTGGGTCACAGACGCCGTCGGCGACACATCCTACAGCCTGATCGGGCAACTCTTCCCCATTTACCTTTCCGACATCGGAAAACTCAACCTTGGGGAGATAGGCATCGTCAACGCGGCGGTTGGGGTTGCTGCCATCCTCGCCGCTCCGTTTGCTGGAACGCTGGTCGACAAACTCAGCGAACGGGTCGCGATGGTCGTGGGCTTCACGCTGAACGGGCTTGGGCTGTTCACCCTGCTCAACTCCAGCACCTTCGCGGGCTTCATCCTTGCCATGTGTTTCTTCGGGCTTGGCACCGGTAGTTTAATGCCCGCCTATCAATCGCTTATCTCGAAAGTCATCCCCGAAGAAAAACGCGGGCTGGCATTCGGTTTCTTCGGCACGTCGCTCGGTCTGCTCTCCCTGCCCATGCCATGGATCGGCGCGCAACTTTGGGAACGCGTCTCACCGCAAACCCCGTTCTGGATCGCGCTTACAGCAAGCCTCATATCGATTGCGGTGGTATGGATGAAATTCAAACTCCCAAAATCTGACGCCGCGCCTCGATCCCAGACTTGA